A segment of the Leptolyngbya sp. NIES-3755 genome:
TTGTGATTACCGATAATTTTGGCAATCAATATAATCTAGCGACTCCACCAGAAAACGCAGAAATTAACATTGCTCCTGGAACAACTTTGAAGGGGCAATTTGTGTTCAAAGGTCGTCTTGCACCCAACACCACTTCGATCACCGTGACCACCAACAGCAAGTTTGGAACAGATGCCACATTTAGCACAACTCCAAAAATCGTATTTAACGTTCCGCTGCCAGGAGGCGCAAAATGAAGTGGCTTGCACTCGCGATCGCTGTGAGTCTCGCGGCTTGTCGCCCGATCGAATCTCCGCCCACGACGACTTTGAGCCAGCCTTCAACGCCTGCCGTCACACGCTTAGAGCCTCCCACTACGATCGAGCCAACTCGCCTCGAATCTAGTTCAAGCGCACCCACCAGCACCACGACGATTACCGTTCAGCAAGCAATTACCGATTTGCAAGCCCAACGGACTTCTGAAGGATTGCAGGTAAATTTGCCAGAAAATATTCTGTTCGATTTTGATAAGGCTGACATTCGACCGAACGCCAAACCAACCTTACAGAAGCTCAGCGTCTTGCTGAAAACTTATCAAAATTCACCGACTGAGATTCGGGGATACACAGATAGTAAAGGCAGCGACGAGTACAATCAGGATCTTTCTGAACGTCGCGCCAAAGCGGTTGAATCTTATCTAGTTCAGAACTTTCAGGTAAACGGCGATCGCTTAACTCCAAAAGGATTGGGCAAGACTCAACCGATCGCGCCGAACACAAAACCGGATGGCTCAGACGATCCAGAAGGTCGCCAGAAGAATCGCCGCGTCGAAGTGATCATCCGCAATATTGCGCCTTAACGTCGTTGGCTGAGTAGGGCTTGATATGCGATCGAAAAATCTTCCCCGGTAATCTGCAAATTCTCAGGTTCCATCATTCCCTGAGCACGATACCGTCGAATGGCTTGTAATGCTGCTTGATTGCTCAAAAGTGCTAAATCTGCACCATTCCAGCCTTCGGTTGATTGTGCGATCGCGTCGAGATCAACATCAGCTAAAGGTCGATCGACATTGTGAACTTGCAGAATTGCGAATCGACTCGATTGATCTGGAAGCGAAACTTCAATCTGCAAATCTAATCGTCCTGCTCGAAGCAAGGCTGGATCAAGTTCATCTGGGCGATTCGTTGCACCAATGAGTAGAACCGTTCCACAGTCTTGGAGTCCATCTAATTCGGTGAGCAATTGACCCACGACGCGATCGCTC
Coding sequences within it:
- a CDS encoding putative outer membrane protein (similar to AA sequence:cyanobase_aa:glr1828) produces the protein MKWLALAIAVSLAACRPIESPPTTTLSQPSTPAVTRLEPPTTIEPTRLESSSSAPTSTTTITVQQAITDLQAQRTSEGLQVNLPENILFDFDKADIRPNAKPTLQKLSVLLKTYQNSPTEIRGYTDSKGSDEYNQDLSERRAKAVESYLVQNFQVNGDRLTPKGLGKTQPIAPNTKPDGSDDPEGRQKNRRVEVIIRNIAP